From a single Rutidosis leptorrhynchoides isolate AG116_Rl617_1_P2 chromosome 5, CSIRO_AGI_Rlap_v1, whole genome shotgun sequence genomic region:
- the LOC139847384 gene encoding uncharacterized protein — protein sequence MHPNKYGHRLEWWDVPCGEVCYLCNQIQESHDHLLIGCSFAKSIWRWFRGKAGLDGIIDRIEYGSNQWNDVVNAMAGTVCNKGIWSIIRRLVFSAVIYHLWQERNARTFKNDSSTYEVIAKRVFEVVRLRLMGLHVRKSMQSHSAAKVWNFSFDDGGDSQLSV from the coding sequence atgcatcctaacaaatacggTCATAGATTGGAGTGGTGGGATGTGCCTTGTGGTGAAGTTTGTTATTTATGTAATCAAATTCAGGAGTCTCATGATCATCTTTTAATTGGTTGCTCATTTGCTAAGTCTATATGGAGATGGTTTAGAGGCAAAGCTGGTTTGGATGGGATCATTGATAGAATTGAATATGGTTCTAATCAATGGAATGATGTTGTAAATGCCATGGCTGGTACTGTATGTAATAAGGGGATTTGGAGTATCATTAGGAGGTTGGTGTTCTCTGCTGTCATTTATCACTTGTGGCAGGAGAGAAATGCTAGAACTTTTAAAAATGATAGCTCTACTTATGAGGTGATTGCAAAAAGGGTATTTGAAGTTGTCAGACTTAGATTGATGGGTTTGCATGTGAGAAAGTCTATGCAGTCTCACAGTGCAGCTAAAGTCTGGAATTTCAGTTTTGATGATGGTGGGGATTCTCAGCTTTCTGTTTAA